Proteins found in one Arachis stenosperma cultivar V10309 chromosome 8, arast.V10309.gnm1.PFL2, whole genome shotgun sequence genomic segment:
- the LOC130943496 gene encoding AT-hook motif nuclear-localized protein 4-like has translation MPRTQSPKIDGLKELEGLGRPVTLELIVYPGEDVVTKLLKVWKASNYSSYVVSAFGHISKAAIGKPSSDMFHIYDGHFEILSLSGSCCVNQEDGYADWSLGITLADSDSDREAFGGTFINTLIASGTVSVGILNFVKEEEKSTEKNCDETGMFFEKKKQGKRIKRSSSSAKDKKIDGLKEVKVSGSRPILFELTVYPGQDVVAKLWKLWEASNRSSYIISPSGHISKAAIGKPRTF, from the exons ATGCCAAGAACCCAATCACCTAAAATTG ACGGCCTTAAAGAATTAGAAGGTTTGGGAAGACCTGTCACTCTTGAGCTGATAGTGTATCCCGGAGAG GATGTGGTCACAAAGCTATTGAAGGTTTGGAAAGCAAGCAATTACTCTAGCTATGTAGTTTCAGCCTTTGGTCATATATCAAAAGCTGCAATTGGCAAACCAAGCTCAGATATGTTTCATATATATGAT GGACACTTTGAGATTCTGTCTTTGTCTGGAAGTTGTTGTGTGAATCAAGAAGATGGTTATGCAGATTGGAGTCTGGGCATCACTTTGGCTGATTCTGATAGTGATAGAGAGGCTTTTGGTGGCACCTTCATCAATACATTAATAGCTTCTGGCACTGTATCT GTTGGTATATTGAACTTtgtgaaagaagaggaaaagagcACCGAGAAAAACTGCGATGAAACTGGAATGTTTTTTG agaagaagaagcaggGGAAGAGAATCAAGAGGTCTTCATCTTCTGCCAAGGATAAAAAAATTG ATGGCCTTAAAGAAGTAAAAGTTTCTGGAAGCAGGCCTATCCTTTTTGAGTTGACTGTGTATCCCGGACAG GATGTGGTCGCAAAGCTATGGAAGCTTTGGGAAGCAAGCAATCGATCTAGCTATATAATTTCACCTTCAGGTCATATATCAAAAGCTGCAATTGGCAAACCAA GGACATTTTGA
- the LOC130945640 gene encoding seed linoleate 9S-lipoxygenase-3-like: MEKLASTAALFFLVELFHWSGRPVVFTSHIERVFHIKISGTQCKIKGTVVLMRKNVLDINSLTSAQGLIGQGLGLVGSTIDNLTAFLAVSLHLISATKPDSYIALFYFF, encoded by the exons ATGGAGAAATTGGCTTCGACAGCAGCTCTGTTTTTTTTGG TGGAGCTATTTCATTGGTCTGGACGACCCGTGGTTTTTACCTCTCACATTGAGAGGGTTTTCCACATTAAAATCTCG GGGACGCAATGCAAGATTAAGGGCACGGTGGTGCTGATGCGCAAGAACGTCCTAGACATCAACTCCCTTACCAGCGCTCAGGGACTCATCGGCCAAGGCCTCGGCCTTGTCGGCTCAACCATCGATAATCTCACTGCCTTCTTGGCCGTCTCCCTCCACCTCATTAGTGCCACCAAACCAGATAGTTATATTGctctcttttatttcttttag